From a single Rodentibacter sp. JRC1 genomic region:
- a CDS encoding transferrin-binding protein-like solute binding protein, whose translation MNNLIKFSLTLVAAGILAACGSSGGSSNNAEAEKAAQQQAAEKAAAEKAAAEKAAAEKAAAEKAAAEAEALVKATEDVGAKFVKKNDSNLNVGHGTAKDSTSSDKVTGMTVKLHPSLDTIVVATPSVKGSAKQAYLEDFDFRGNVDNTSGEHTLEHIYKDKKVTLNVGTARADGESETKTATKGEDTGLSYVYEQDRVNYTHKQEGDDVLDTKAARTDAKLKGSVAEVYGFRTFLAGDSELKNEGTGQDATLANAPFTAKDTTSAAANSQNEGFVAGSQLHYVQYGRVTSSLSDVNPANLKEGKKIGADGTVVASFGSKGNEGTEDNYFYRGVNGTSYDANLANTLKDTYFGKDATGGTLNYRGHAVTYNLDRDFVRAGGIPNAIGYEQQLVSGTHVNANIDLATKQVTGNLYNTWEHGVSGSKEYAKVELASFNGNLANNGSISGTSTRTVDSAAGTFNASLFGAKATELGGAIASVDTTNNWGASFGAKLQNVEPNGPTPEAPTYSWEESTDQNNANNPLK comes from the coding sequence ATGAACAATTTAATTAAATTTAGCTTAACTCTTGTTGCTGCAGGTATTTTAGCTGCTTGTGGTTCATCAGGCGGTTCAAGCAATAATGCAGAAGCAGAAAAGGCTGCACAACAGCAAGCGGCAGAAAAAGCGGCAGCAGAAAAAGCAGCAGCAGAAAAAGCAGCAGCAGAAAAAGCAGCAGCAGAAAAAGCAGCAGCAGAAGCTGAGGCTCTAGTTAAAGCGACAGAAGATGTTGGTGCTAAATTTGTTAAGAAAAATGACTCTAACTTAAATGTAGGTCATGGCACAGCTAAAGATAGCACTTCTTCAGATAAAGTAACTGGAATGACAGTTAAGCTTCATCCAAGTCTAGATACAATTGTTGTTGCAACACCAAGTGTAAAAGGTAGTGCAAAACAAGCTTATTTAGAAGATTTTGATTTCCGTGGAAATGTTGATAACACATCAGGTGAGCATACTTTAGAACATATCTATAAAGATAAAAAAGTAACCCTCAATGTAGGTACAGCTCGTGCGGATGGCGAATCTGAAACTAAAACTGCAACAAAAGGTGAAGATACAGGGCTTTCTTATGTATATGAGCAGGACCGTGTAAACTACACTCATAAACAAGAAGGCGACGATGTTCTAGATACGAAAGCGGCTCGTACAGATGCGAAATTAAAAGGTTCTGTAGCAGAAGTTTATGGTTTCAGAACTTTCTTAGCGGGCGATTCTGAACTTAAAAATGAGGGTACAGGTCAAGATGCTACATTAGCAAATGCACCATTTACTGCAAAAGATACAACTTCAGCAGCAGCAAACAGCCAAAATGAAGGTTTTGTTGCTGGTTCACAACTTCACTATGTTCAATATGGTCGTGTAACTTCTAGCTTAAGTGATGTAAACCCGGCTAACTTAAAAGAAGGTAAGAAAATTGGTGCTGATGGTACCGTTGTTGCAAGTTTCGGTAGCAAGGGTAATGAGGGTACAGAAGATAACTACTTCTACCGTGGCGTGAACGGAACTAGCTACGATGCTAATTTAGCAAATACCTTAAAGGATACTTACTTTGGTAAAGATGCAACTGGCGGTACGTTAAACTACCGTGGTCATGCGGTAACCTACAATCTTGATCGTGATTTTGTAAGAGCAGGTGGAATTCCAAACGCTATTGGTTATGAGCAACAATTAGTGAGTGGTACACACGTTAATGCAAACATTGATCTTGCAACAAAACAAGTTACAGGTAACTTATACAATACTTGGGAACACGGTGTTTCTGGTAGCAAAGAGTACGCAAAAGTTGAATTAGCGAGTTTCAACGGTAACTTAGCAAATAATGGTAGTATTTCTGGTACCTCTACTCGTACGGTAGATAGTGCTGCAGGAACATTTAATGCAAGTTTATTTGGTGCAAAAGCAACTGAATTAGGTGGTGCAATTGCAAGTGTTGATACTACAAATAACTGGGGTGCTTCATTCGGTGCTAAACTTCAAAATGTAGAACCAAATGGACCAACTCCAGAGGCTCCAACATATTCTTGGGAAGAGTCTACTGACCAAAATAATGCGAATAACCCACTTAAATAA
- a CDS encoding ShlB/FhaC/HecB family hemolysin secretion/activation protein gives MGFQKKFLSITFSVISVTVLANQPPSLSELNRLDASQQQRQQQYQQSKDQQLQRQTDVRLDTDVKEPFSFLKQESPCYPISHISLSDYGSTSSTSRFQWALDKASRDLKLTLPHCFGGEGLGILMKQVQNNIIEKGYVTTRVVTEEQDLRGGKLNLTVILGKVRNTIVADSSIVISPFTKLRALTGFTFGKGDLLNVRDIEQTLENLKRVPTVDANIEILPSEDDSALVGESDLKISYTQQFPFRLNLGIDDAGSTSTGKFQASGTLSVDNIFSANDLFYTSFTHSLKTNNDDKGSRANKNLTFYYSVPFGYWTLSASQTYSRYHQAVFGAFDNNYLYSGKSNTTKATLSYLLYRDSKRKTSVSGSFWSRQSRNYVDGGEIDVQKRRMAGWEAGFSHKEYMGDATLELSGNYKRGTGARGALSAPEELWNEGTSRPRIITASINFTQPFIWGKQPWQFNTSWNGQWNKTPLISQDRFSIGGRYTVRGFDGELTLSGERGWLWRNELAWNVNSLGHQLYAALDGGRVMGQSDQQRLGHHLMGAVLGLRGNIRNLSYDVFIGTPLSKPNGFKTSHTVAGFSLNYAF, from the coding sequence ATGGGCTTTCAAAAAAAATTCCTCAGTATAACATTTAGCGTTATCTCCGTTACCGTTTTGGCAAATCAGCCCCCGAGTTTATCAGAATTAAATAGACTTGATGCAAGCCAGCAACAGAGGCAACAGCAATATCAACAATCGAAAGATCAACAATTACAGCGGCAGACCGATGTTCGGTTAGATACTGATGTTAAAGAACCCTTCTCGTTTTTAAAACAAGAATCTCCTTGCTATCCTATTTCACACATTTCTTTGAGCGACTACGGCTCAACATCATCAACAAGCCGATTCCAATGGGCATTAGATAAAGCTTCACGTGACTTAAAATTAACCTTACCCCACTGTTTTGGCGGTGAAGGATTAGGTATTTTAATGAAGCAAGTTCAAAATAATATTATTGAAAAAGGTTATGTGACAACGCGAGTCGTTACCGAGGAACAGGACTTGCGTGGCGGTAAGCTGAATTTAACCGTGATTTTGGGAAAAGTGCGTAATACGATTGTTGCCGATAGTAGCATCGTTATCTCACCGTTTACCAAACTTCGTGCTTTGACGGGTTTTACTTTTGGAAAAGGTGATCTTTTAAATGTACGTGATATTGAGCAAACTCTTGAAAATTTGAAACGAGTGCCAACTGTCGATGCAAATATTGAAATTTTACCAAGTGAAGACGATTCTGCTTTGGTAGGCGAAAGCGATCTAAAAATAAGTTATACACAACAATTTCCTTTTCGACTAAATTTAGGGATAGATGATGCAGGTTCTACCTCAACAGGGAAGTTTCAAGCCAGCGGTACGTTATCCGTTGATAATATTTTCTCAGCGAATGATCTTTTCTATACGTCTTTCACTCATAGCTTAAAAACGAACAATGATGATAAAGGTAGCCGAGCCAATAAAAATCTCACCTTCTATTATTCTGTTCCTTTTGGTTATTGGACGCTATCCGCTTCACAAACATATAGCCGCTATCATCAAGCTGTTTTTGGTGCCTTTGATAATAATTATCTGTATTCAGGTAAAAGCAACACGACCAAAGCAACACTTTCCTATTTACTTTATCGGGATAGTAAACGTAAAACGTCAGTATCAGGGAGCTTTTGGTCTCGTCAATCTCGAAATTATGTCGATGGTGGTGAAATTGATGTACAAAAACGCCGTATGGCCGGTTGGGAAGCCGGTTTCTCTCATAAAGAATATATGGGCGATGCAACACTTGAATTGTCAGGAAACTATAAACGGGGAACAGGTGCTAGAGGTGCATTATCTGCACCTGAAGAACTCTGGAATGAGGGGACATCACGCCCACGTATTATTACGGCCTCGATTAATTTTACCCAGCCTTTTATATGGGGAAAACAGCCATGGCAATTCAATACAAGTTGGAACGGTCAATGGAATAAAACACCGCTTATTTCGCAAGATAGGTTTAGTATCGGTGGGCGTTACACCGTACGTGGATTTGATGGAGAATTAACGCTTTCTGGTGAACGTGGTTGGCTATGGCGAAATGAATTGGCTTGGAATGTGAATAGTCTTGGTCATCAACTTTATGCTGCTTTAGATGGAGGTCGAGTGATGGGGCAATCTGATCAACAACGGCTAGGACATCATTTGATGGGGGCGGTATTAGGTTTACGTGGGAATATTCGCAATCTATCTTATGATGTTTTCATCGGTACACCTCTCAGTAAACCGAATGGATTTAAAACATCCCATACCGTTGCCGGCTTTAGTTTAAATTACGCTTTCTAA
- a CDS encoding surface lipoprotein assembly modifier, translating to MLNKVTLAIMIGGFIPSVYANSISVPEHSFERDPIQTEVNPLSTVNANELKEAQLRNQSLPSVKSQEQSVIRYTGKQLRENPQILEKLFVDALIGQNKAVLPVYIQIYELTPNPDHSLIDWGNAILAKDKNVDKSVNLYRKLISHFPDNNFIRFQLAESLFINQEYEAAKDQFEKLRSSSVVMPQDIVVFDRYIEAINNRNKWNFSFGARFLNDPNLGNSADKGTTVTLPNGRVLSYDTEKESGKGLSLWFGVDKQWALSNGKYLITHLNTSSKYYWNNKKYNDVNAHFDFGMGYSTARFNIEFTPYIEQRWYGGGLNGSNSLKRYTKTFGSLLSGSYWITPTLKYSLFYNYGYEKYDKKLQSRLYDGVLHQITNSLMYFTSPRQYWNVSIDYINKDAKDKTNAYYRYGTRLTWGQEWPLGVSSSFTLGIAKRQYKDIFIFGNKQRNNEFSSSLSLWHKEFHYAGFTPRITWNYTKTDSNIPIYSYDKSQVFIEASRTF from the coding sequence ATGTTAAACAAAGTCACTTTGGCAATAATGATCGGTGGTTTTATTCCGTCAGTATATGCGAATAGTATATCAGTGCCAGAGCATAGTTTTGAGAGAGATCCTATCCAAACAGAGGTAAACCCACTTTCTACCGTTAATGCTAATGAATTAAAGGAAGCTCAATTAAGAAATCAATCCCTTCCTTCTGTAAAATCTCAGGAACAATCAGTAATTCGTTATACTGGAAAACAGTTAAGAGAAAATCCTCAAATTTTAGAAAAGCTATTTGTAGATGCCTTGATAGGACAAAATAAAGCGGTACTCCCCGTTTATATTCAGATTTATGAATTAACACCAAATCCAGATCATTCATTAATTGATTGGGGAAATGCTATTTTAGCTAAAGATAAAAATGTGGATAAATCGGTGAATTTATATCGTAAACTGATTTCTCATTTTCCAGATAATAATTTTATTCGCTTTCAATTAGCAGAATCATTATTTATTAATCAAGAATATGAAGCGGCTAAAGATCAGTTTGAAAAGCTCAGATCAAGTTCAGTGGTTATGCCACAAGATATAGTGGTTTTTGATCGATATATTGAGGCAATTAATAATAGAAATAAGTGGAATTTTTCTTTTGGAGCTAGATTTTTAAATGATCCTAACCTCGGAAATTCAGCGGATAAAGGCACAACAGTAACATTACCTAATGGTAGAGTGCTAAGTTATGATACAGAAAAAGAATCAGGTAAAGGGCTTTCTTTATGGTTTGGAGTAGATAAACAATGGGCGTTATCAAATGGGAAATATTTAATTACTCATTTAAATACCTCTAGCAAATATTATTGGAATAATAAGAAATACAATGATGTAAATGCACATTTTGATTTTGGTATGGGATATTCCACGGCAAGATTTAATATTGAATTTACACCTTATATTGAACAACGTTGGTATGGTGGTGGTTTAAATGGTTCTAATTCCCTAAAACGTTATACCAAGACATTTGGTTCATTGCTTTCAGGTAGTTATTGGATTACACCGACACTAAAATATTCATTATTCTATAACTATGGTTATGAAAAGTATGATAAGAAACTACAAAGCCGATTATATGATGGTGTATTGCATCAAATAACAAATTCATTAATGTATTTTACCAGCCCTAGACAATATTGGAATGTTTCTATAGATTATATTAATAAGGATGCTAAAGATAAAACAAACGCCTATTACCGCTATGGAACAAGATTAACGTGGGGGCAAGAGTGGCCTTTGGGTGTTTCATCAAGTTTTACTTTAGGGATTGCAAAACGCCAATACAAAGATATTTTTATTTTTGGGAATAAGCAAAGAAATAATGAATTTTCATCATCACTATCTTTGTGGCATAAAGAATTTCACTATGCCGGTTTTACCCCGAGAATTACTTGGAATTATACAAAAACCGATAGTAATATTCCAATTTATAGTTATGATAAATCTCAGGTATTTATTGAAGCAAGTAGAACATTCTAA